A part of Miscanthus floridulus cultivar M001 chromosome 6, ASM1932011v1, whole genome shotgun sequence genomic DNA contains:
- the LOC136456105 gene encoding UDP-xylose transporter 3-like isoform X2, whose translation MKSGGGTGPGTRIDVGHGDLSGQGAPPPPPATSTLELSEMKDEATIDLLQAGAHKRRLKVSSTQLLYQSSSYQSTVLLVTRPFVDKLLTKRDVFAFSYTTQVVICRVVTVPFSSIGTGLVVRHTETAIFLG comes from the exons ATGAAGTCTGGTGGCGGCACGGGGCCTGGAACCCGGATCGATGTAGGGCATGGTGACCTCAGCGGCCAaggagctcctcctcctccgccggctACATCCACTCTG GAGCTGAGTGAGATGAAGGACGAGGCCACCATCGATCTTCTGCAAGCCGGAGCTCATAAG AGGAGGCTGAAGGTTTCCTCGACGCAGCTGCTGTACCAGTCGTCGTCGTACCAGTCCACGGTGCTGCTCGTCACTAGGCCGTTCGTGGACAAGCTCCTCACCAAGCGTGACGTCTTCGCTTTCAGCTACACCACCCAAGTCGTG ATATGTAGAGTTGTTACGGTACCATTCTCTTCAATTGGCACTGGATTAGTTGTCAGACATACTGAAAC GGCGATATTTCTTGGATAA
- the LOC136456105 gene encoding UDP-xylose transporter 3-like isoform X1 translates to MKSGGGTGPGTRIDVGHGDLSGQGAPPPPPATSTLELSEMKDEATIDLLQAGAHKLTNQIQRRLKVSSTQLLYQSSSYQSTVLLVTRPFVDKLLTKRDVFAFSYTTQVVICRVVTVPFSSIGTGLVVRHTETAIFLG, encoded by the exons ATGAAGTCTGGTGGCGGCACGGGGCCTGGAACCCGGATCGATGTAGGGCATGGTGACCTCAGCGGCCAaggagctcctcctcctccgccggctACATCCACTCTG GAGCTGAGTGAGATGAAGGACGAGGCCACCATCGATCTTCTGCAAGCCGGAGCTCATAAG CTGACCAACCAAATCCAGAGGAGGCTGAAGGTTTCCTCGACGCAGCTGCTGTACCAGTCGTCGTCGTACCAGTCCACGGTGCTGCTCGTCACTAGGCCGTTCGTGGACAAGCTCCTCACCAAGCGTGACGTCTTCGCTTTCAGCTACACCACCCAAGTCGTG ATATGTAGAGTTGTTACGGTACCATTCTCTTCAATTGGCACTGGATTAGTTGTCAGACATACTGAAAC GGCGATATTTCTTGGATAA